A stretch of the Archangium violaceum genome encodes the following:
- a CDS encoding DUF1624 domain-containing protein: protein MGQTEAAPAGAQPTEGVAAGGRVLAGRIVTIDALRGFVMLLMLVDHAREFFYLHAQVSDPVNVATTPPGLFFTRLTAHLCAPVFVALTGLSAWLYGRRRGGRRAASGFLLKRGLFLVLLELTFVNFAWTFSLTPRTYYLQVIWAIGLSMIALSGLLWLPRPVLMGVGLVIVFGHNLLDPITLETGTPGGTVWAILHDRGFIELPWGARARTSYPILPWIGVIALGHGVGPWFTAQLGPAARRFRLYSLGLAALALFVLLRVVNVYGEPVPWARGVTPLLTLSSFLNLTKYPPSLDFLLLTLGVGALLLATLDRLPSGLQALLTTFGAAPLFFYLVHLYLLHLLNEVALALFGPNQGSLFSVPNVLSLWVLAALVSFPLWFACRWFARLKARTRSAWMSYL from the coding sequence ATGGGGCAGACGGAGGCCGCTCCAGCGGGCGCGCAGCCGACGGAAGGTGTAGCCGCGGGAGGACGCGTGCTGGCGGGGCGGATCGTCACCATCGATGCCCTGCGCGGTTTCGTCATGCTGCTGATGCTCGTCGATCACGCGCGCGAGTTCTTCTACCTGCACGCGCAGGTCAGCGATCCCGTGAACGTGGCGACCACGCCGCCCGGACTCTTCTTCACCCGGCTCACCGCACACCTCTGCGCGCCGGTGTTCGTCGCGCTGACCGGGCTTTCGGCCTGGCTCTACGGTCGGCGTCGGGGTGGACGGCGTGCCGCCTCCGGGTTCCTGCTGAAGCGTGGGCTGTTCCTCGTCCTGCTGGAGCTCACGTTCGTCAACTTCGCCTGGACGTTCTCGCTCACCCCGCGGACCTACTACCTCCAGGTCATCTGGGCCATCGGGCTGTCGATGATCGCGCTGTCCGGGCTCTTGTGGCTGCCGAGGCCGGTGTTGATGGGCGTGGGCCTGGTCATCGTCTTCGGACACAACCTGCTCGATCCCATCACGCTCGAGACGGGGACGCCTGGGGGCACCGTGTGGGCGATCCTCCATGATCGCGGCTTCATCGAGTTGCCCTGGGGCGCCCGCGCGCGCACGTCCTATCCGATCCTCCCCTGGATCGGAGTGATCGCCCTGGGCCATGGAGTGGGGCCCTGGTTCACCGCTCAGCTCGGCCCGGCGGCCCGCCGGTTCAGGTTGTACTCCCTGGGCCTGGCTGCGTTGGCGCTCTTCGTCCTGTTGCGGGTGGTCAATGTGTATGGCGAGCCCGTTCCCTGGGCGCGAGGCGTAACGCCGCTCCTCACCCTGAGCTCCTTCCTGAACCTGACCAAGTACCCCCCCTCGCTGGATTTCCTGCTGCTGACGCTGGGGGTGGGGGCGCTGCTGCTCGCGACGCTGGACCGTCTGCCATCGGGGCTCCAGGCACTCCTCACCACCTTCGGCGCGGCCCCGCTCTTCTTCTATCTGGTTCACCTCTATCTGCTGCACCTCCTCAACGAGGTGGCCCTTGCCCTCTTCGGTCCCAATCAGGGGTCGCTCTTCAGCGTCCCGAACGTGCTCTCGCTCTGGGTCCTGGCCGCGCTCGTGTCGTTTCCACTTTGGTTCGCCTGTCGCTGGTTCGCGAGACTCAAGGCGCGGACCCGGAGCGCCTGGATGAGCTACCTGTGA
- a CDS encoding TonB-dependent receptor: MATLLVMWPALAASQPAEPLQPQQPTPTPSRELPPEGSEDISLSLGEVVEVQGRNVGPLSSAEVLTSVNLLGREQLEQENANEPLELLRRAPAVYVDTYNQGIIGSELGIRGFSTQGDTAHTKLLIDGIPSNIHIGVSDLKAVFPLEIERMEVVKGTNDPRYGLNNVAGNVNVYTRRSGNERKVRLLGGSFGTLEPQVMAGFDNGRLAQTYFAAYRHSNGYRAHSDTDRIAASGKWFLTLDERWRVGLILRGMNLEARAPGYLTLDEARLDPIASVDYANGDGGAQRNLHASLHVDHDFSPSLSWSLKAYGQGFRRNRWVRFSAESSQQERIENEKQYGAISVLTLRTDELGLEGFSVEWGVDYQFQDNLHQRYLTRVRERDGAPVRDQAFGFHTFGSYLQARAWPLDTLKLVAALRVDGLAGHFRDRLKAKEYGINDSGPIWQPKLSAVFTPLYGHNLYANYGRTFQTGVGIGAYQTQAEPLAPSLNDGWEVGYKSSPFSWLTGRVSYWQQYASNEVRLKFDDSGDSENVGRTLRQGFDVELNLQPLEQLLVWGAFSRHVSEQVEPGLAFPERKGKELNNVPDFSAKAGVDYRPLPALRTSLWMYAQGDYYLDKENTLGQYGDYLTLNLDLSYELTSWAQVAVQVKNLLGTRYSSSIWYRDFDGSAILYNPADGRSFYVSTTATF; encoded by the coding sequence GTGGCCACACTGCTGGTGATGTGGCCGGCACTCGCCGCGTCCCAGCCGGCGGAGCCCCTCCAGCCCCAGCAGCCCACCCCCACGCCCTCCCGGGAGCTGCCGCCCGAGGGCAGCGAGGACATCTCCCTCTCCCTGGGCGAGGTCGTCGAGGTGCAGGGCCGGAACGTGGGCCCGCTCTCCAGCGCCGAGGTGCTCACCTCCGTCAACCTCCTGGGACGGGAGCAGCTCGAGCAGGAGAACGCCAACGAGCCCCTGGAGCTGCTGCGGCGCGCTCCGGCCGTCTACGTGGACACCTACAACCAGGGCATCATCGGCTCCGAGCTGGGCATCCGCGGCTTCAGCACCCAGGGAGACACCGCGCACACCAAGCTGCTCATCGACGGCATCCCCAGCAACATCCATATCGGTGTGAGCGATCTCAAGGCGGTCTTCCCGCTGGAGATCGAGCGCATGGAGGTGGTCAAGGGGACGAACGATCCGCGCTACGGCCTCAACAACGTGGCCGGCAACGTCAACGTGTACACCCGCCGCAGTGGCAACGAGCGCAAGGTGCGCCTGCTCGGCGGTAGCTTCGGCACGCTGGAGCCCCAGGTAATGGCGGGCTTCGACAACGGGCGCCTGGCCCAGACGTACTTCGCCGCGTACCGTCACTCCAACGGCTACCGCGCGCACTCGGACACGGACAGGATTGCCGCCTCCGGCAAGTGGTTCCTCACGCTCGACGAGCGCTGGAGGGTGGGCCTCATCCTCCGGGGCATGAACCTGGAGGCCCGGGCCCCCGGCTACCTCACGCTCGACGAGGCGCGCCTGGACCCCATCGCCTCGGTGGACTACGCGAACGGCGACGGGGGCGCGCAGCGCAACCTGCACGCCAGCCTGCACGTCGACCACGACTTCTCCCCGTCACTCTCCTGGTCCCTCAAGGCCTACGGGCAGGGCTTCCGGCGCAACCGCTGGGTGCGCTTCAGCGCCGAGTCCAGCCAGCAGGAGCGCATCGAGAACGAGAAGCAGTACGGCGCCATCTCCGTGCTCACGCTGCGCACCGATGAGCTGGGCCTCGAGGGCTTCTCCGTCGAGTGGGGCGTGGACTACCAGTTCCAGGACAACCTCCACCAGCGCTACCTCACCCGAGTGCGCGAGCGCGACGGAGCCCCCGTGCGCGACCAGGCCTTCGGCTTCCACACCTTCGGCTCCTACCTGCAGGCGCGCGCCTGGCCTCTGGACACGCTCAAGCTCGTGGCCGCCCTGCGGGTGGACGGACTGGCGGGCCACTTCCGCGACCGGCTCAAGGCGAAGGAGTATGGCATCAACGACTCCGGCCCCATCTGGCAGCCCAAGCTGAGCGCCGTCTTCACCCCGCTGTACGGCCACAACCTGTACGCCAACTACGGCCGCACGTTCCAGACGGGGGTCGGCATCGGCGCCTATCAGACCCAGGCCGAGCCCCTGGCCCCCTCCCTCAACGACGGCTGGGAGGTGGGTTACAAGAGCAGCCCGTTCTCCTGGCTCACCGGGCGCGTGTCCTACTGGCAGCAGTACGCGAGCAACGAGGTCCGGCTCAAGTTCGACGACTCGGGCGACTCGGAGAACGTGGGCCGGACGCTGCGTCAGGGCTTCGACGTGGAGCTCAACCTCCAACCGCTGGAGCAGCTCCTGGTGTGGGGTGCCTTCAGCCGCCACGTCTCCGAGCAGGTGGAGCCAGGGCTGGCCTTCCCCGAGCGCAAGGGCAAGGAGCTCAACAACGTGCCGGACTTCAGCGCCAAGGCGGGCGTGGACTACCGGCCCCTGCCCGCCCTGCGCACCTCGCTCTGGATGTACGCGCAGGGGGACTACTACCTGGACAAGGAGAACACCCTCGGCCAGTACGGCGACTACCTCACGCTCAACCTGGACCTGTCCTATGAGCTGACGTCCTGGGCCCAGGTGGCCGTCCAGGTGAAGAACCTGCTCGGCACCCGGTACTCCTCCTCCATCTGGTACCGGGACTTCGATGGGAGCGCCATCCTCTACAACCCCGCCGACGGACGCTCCTTCTACGTCTCCACCACGGCGACCTTCTAA
- a CDS encoding methionyl-tRNA formyltransferase, whose protein sequence is MSADPPTSATLRTSGWRIALLTVAPSVAFNFTHYLRARSHEVVALVTPPGPSGPRPRNAAEWTDMRRLFEAAPSSLDVVIASERSHLAPLLSALKPDFLLCFFFPWRIPPEALAVAPLGAVNGHPSLLPRYRGPNPMGWTLRNDDKVMGVSFHRMDAHFDTGPLLDQARAPIEDSDTEESLMEKMMSLSLMMMPQVLERVAWGDAGEPQPETGVSHAPFFEPAYREVDWRQTARAVHLQVRACRFGAWQDKETDARATLEGRRVRVQRTRLVEEGDVRAAPGTVLAREGDGLLVQCGDAPLWVLRHAPEEA, encoded by the coding sequence ATGTCCGCTGACCCACCTACCAGCGCCACCTTGCGAACCTCCGGGTGGCGAATCGCGCTGCTCACCGTCGCGCCGTCCGTGGCGTTCAACTTCACGCACTACCTGCGCGCGCGGTCCCATGAGGTGGTGGCCCTGGTCACGCCCCCCGGGCCGAGTGGCCCCCGGCCCCGGAACGCCGCGGAGTGGACCGACATGCGGCGGCTGTTCGAGGCGGCGCCCTCCTCGCTCGATGTCGTCATCGCCAGCGAGCGCTCCCACCTCGCGCCGTTGCTCTCGGCCCTGAAGCCCGACTTCCTGCTGTGCTTCTTCTTCCCCTGGCGCATCCCCCCCGAGGCGCTCGCGGTGGCGCCCCTGGGCGCCGTGAACGGGCATCCCTCGCTGCTTCCCCGCTACCGGGGGCCCAACCCCATGGGCTGGACGCTGCGGAACGACGACAAGGTGATGGGGGTGTCCTTCCACCGGATGGACGCCCACTTCGACACCGGTCCGCTGCTCGACCAGGCTCGGGCTCCCATCGAGGATTCGGACACGGAGGAGAGCCTCATGGAGAAGATGATGAGTCTTTCCTTGATGATGATGCCGCAGGTCCTCGAGCGTGTGGCCTGGGGTGATGCGGGCGAGCCCCAGCCGGAGACGGGGGTGAGCCATGCGCCCTTCTTCGAGCCCGCCTACCGCGAGGTGGACTGGCGCCAGACCGCGCGCGCCGTGCACCTCCAGGTGCGCGCCTGTCGTTTCGGCGCATGGCAGGACAAGGAGACCGACGCGCGCGCCACCCTGGAGGGCCGGCGGGTCCGGGTGCAGCGCACCCGGTTGGTGGAGGAAGGGGATGTGCGGGCCGCCCCTGGCACCGTGCTGGCGCGCGAGGGCGATGGGCTGCTCGTCCAGTGTGGTGATGCTCCCCTGTGGGTCCTGAGGCACGCACCCGAAGAGGCTTGA
- a CDS encoding ATP-binding protein, giving the protein MASTSDPKRETPRRPHTWLLPLLDWFLSEHLRKTPSSELHRHRVLVGACLFAFTASVLYLSLVPFTLAAVPTLLATVCYLGTLLLAHKARSLLLPAMLLCTSAAVGYVVSIFLGNYPEGGFHATSMLIPSFAAYLMGPRLAFLITSFLAVAVGIAHPLFRAHFTTYSSHIPLSELTVLHGAAAVGLMGAWVLSTLHSTSRDSALEALERTLMTLRESEGKLLSLIESTDDLVCSLDTEKRVITANAAIRQLYLQLQGQELVPGQRFVFPRTPELQEHWYTLFDKTLAGERSRFEEEDTQEGVHRVLDISLSPILGTEGKVTGLTLFARDITARKVAETRLGEMHRSLVDVSRYAGMAEIATGVLHNVGNTLNSVNISAGLLNDRLRHSRVSGLRKAASMLREHASDASTFLTRDPRGQQLPDYLLALSEELERERESMRTEVRSLTESVEHIKSIVSMQQQHARAAGVVERLPVPQLIEEALRLHAVSFERKGIHIAREYDPVPPILVDRHNLLQILINLLSNAQHALMESNTPDKRLSIRIRLSTGGDRLIIEVSDNGVGIAPDNLARLFTQGFTTKKTGHGFGLHISALAATEMSGRLTCTSAGPGQGATFTLELPLEGPSEKQEPQRQV; this is encoded by the coding sequence ATGGCGAGCACATCCGATCCGAAGCGCGAAACCCCTCGAAGGCCGCACACCTGGCTGTTGCCCCTGCTGGATTGGTTCCTCTCGGAGCACCTGCGAAAAACCCCCTCCTCCGAGCTCCACCGCCACCGGGTGCTGGTCGGAGCCTGCCTGTTCGCGTTCACGGCCTCCGTGCTGTACCTATCGCTCGTGCCCTTCACGCTCGCCGCGGTGCCCACGCTCCTCGCGACCGTGTGCTACCTCGGTACGCTGCTGCTGGCGCACAAGGCCCGCTCGCTGCTCCTGCCAGCGATGCTCCTGTGCACGTCCGCGGCGGTGGGGTACGTCGTGTCCATCTTCCTGGGCAACTACCCCGAGGGGGGGTTCCACGCCACGAGCATGCTCATCCCCTCCTTCGCGGCTTACCTGATGGGGCCGCGGCTGGCCTTCCTCATCACGAGCTTCCTCGCCGTGGCCGTGGGGATCGCCCATCCGCTCTTCCGGGCGCACTTCACCACCTACTCCAGCCACATCCCCCTCTCCGAGCTCACGGTCCTGCACGGCGCCGCGGCCGTCGGCCTGATGGGCGCGTGGGTGCTGAGCACGCTGCATAGCACCTCACGAGACTCGGCCCTGGAGGCGCTCGAGCGGACACTGATGACCCTGCGCGAAAGTGAGGGCAAGCTGCTCAGCCTCATCGAGAGCACCGATGATCTGGTGTGCTCGCTCGACACGGAGAAGCGCGTCATCACCGCCAACGCGGCGATACGCCAGCTCTACCTCCAACTCCAGGGGCAGGAGCTCGTTCCCGGGCAGCGGTTCGTCTTCCCGAGGACTCCGGAGCTCCAGGAGCATTGGTACACGCTGTTCGACAAGACGCTCGCGGGAGAGCGCTCACGGTTCGAGGAGGAGGACACACAGGAAGGGGTCCACCGCGTCCTGGACATCTCGCTGAGTCCCATCCTCGGCACCGAGGGGAAGGTGACGGGGCTGACCCTCTTCGCGAGGGACATCACGGCACGCAAGGTGGCGGAGACACGGCTGGGTGAAATGCACCGCAGCCTGGTGGATGTCTCGCGCTACGCGGGCATGGCGGAGATCGCCACCGGCGTGCTTCACAACGTGGGCAACACCCTCAACAGCGTCAACATCTCGGCCGGCCTCCTGAACGACCGGCTGCGTCACTCGCGAGTCTCTGGCTTGCGCAAGGCCGCCAGCATGCTGCGTGAGCACGCCTCGGACGCCAGCACCTTCCTCACCCGGGATCCACGAGGCCAGCAGCTCCCGGACTATCTCCTCGCCCTCTCGGAGGAACTGGAGAGGGAGCGGGAGTCGATGCGCACGGAGGTACGCTCGCTGACCGAGAGCGTCGAGCACATCAAGTCCATCGTGAGCATGCAGCAGCAGCACGCGCGCGCCGCCGGAGTGGTGGAGCGGCTGCCAGTGCCGCAGCTCATCGAAGAGGCCCTGCGCCTGCACGCCGTGTCGTTCGAGCGCAAGGGCATCCACATCGCGAGGGAGTATGACCCGGTCCCGCCCATCCTCGTGGATCGACACAACCTGTTGCAGATTCTCATCAATCTGCTGAGCAACGCCCAGCATGCGCTGATGGAGAGCAACACCCCGGACAAGAGGCTGAGCATCCGCATCCGGCTGAGCACCGGGGGAGACCGGCTCATCATCGAGGTCTCCGACAACGGCGTGGGCATCGCGCCGGACAACCTGGCGCGCCTCTTCACCCAGGGATTCACGACGAAGAAGACCGGGCACGGCTTCGGGCTGCACATCAGCGCGCTAGCGGCCACCGAGATGAGCGGGCGTCTCACCTGCACGAGCGCCGGGCCGGGCCAGGGTGCGACCTTCACGCTCGAGTTGCCACTGGAGGGACCGAGCGAGAAGCAGGAGCCCCAGCGTCAGGTCTGA
- a CDS encoding sensor histidine kinase yields the protein MPSLAEFIERNRESLLLRYREEASRLPSARDVRPQEVIDNLSEYLDTLRAPSRAQRGDPGYTRGRLEEAHLGRRLRLGYTLEDVKAEFALLERLLSGLWTSLPPNQQPASEDIRLLSGWIRAAMEHAESVFDEQRLREEHQRSAVEHERRRLTTILESMSEAFLSFDRDWRFTYVNREAERFMGMSREQVLGRDHWEVFPATLGTKVEHYYRRVAAERIPLSFENYYIPWDRWFEFHVYPIDEGIAAYCQDISERKHREEEREELLREQTRLREQAEAALLQSRRAVEVLEHGDPFILLDSDFRIIQVNKNQELVSQKRREEELGRVLWDVFPAINNPESAYWREYHRAMAERVPVHFEEYYPPQDLWASVSAYPTAEGGLAVFLRDVTERKRAEQFRDRLMGIVSHDLRSPLHAITLAAETLLRRESLSESVLVRVRRIVQSGERMSRMITDLLDFTRARMGGGIPLQRRPGDLVELVRTTLEEFDMTHPGRIVFSHGQGPYTGEWDLDRLAQVISNLVGNALKHGAGSTPVTLDLREEGQEIVLVVTNQGTPIPESLLPHVFDPFRRSADSSRQGLGLGLYIAQQIVLAHGGSITASSNPVEGTTFSVRLPRGSVPS from the coding sequence ATGCCATCCCTTGCGGAGTTCATCGAGCGGAATCGAGAGTCGTTGCTGCTGCGGTACCGCGAGGAGGCGAGCAGGCTTCCGTCCGCCCGGGATGTGCGCCCCCAGGAGGTCATCGACAACCTCTCCGAGTATCTCGACACCCTGCGTGCGCCCTCCCGAGCGCAGCGCGGGGACCCTGGCTATACCCGGGGACGTCTGGAAGAGGCCCACCTCGGACGGCGCCTGCGATTGGGTTACACGCTGGAGGATGTGAAGGCCGAGTTCGCCCTCCTCGAGCGGCTCCTCTCGGGTCTCTGGACGTCCCTCCCTCCCAACCAGCAGCCCGCTTCCGAGGACATCCGGCTCCTTTCCGGCTGGATTCGAGCCGCCATGGAGCACGCCGAGTCCGTCTTCGACGAGCAACGACTGCGTGAGGAGCACCAGCGCTCGGCTGTCGAGCACGAGCGGCGGAGGCTCACCACCATCCTGGAGAGCATGTCCGAGGCCTTTCTCTCCTTCGATCGGGATTGGCGCTTCACCTACGTCAACCGTGAGGCCGAGCGCTTCATGGGGATGTCGCGCGAGCAGGTGCTGGGCCGCGATCACTGGGAAGTCTTTCCCGCCACCCTGGGGACGAAGGTGGAGCACTACTACCGGCGCGTGGCCGCCGAGCGCATTCCGCTCTCCTTCGAGAACTACTACATCCCCTGGGATCGCTGGTTCGAGTTCCACGTCTACCCCATCGACGAGGGGATCGCCGCCTACTGTCAGGACATCTCCGAACGGAAGCACCGCGAGGAGGAGCGCGAGGAGCTCCTCCGTGAGCAGACCCGTCTGCGCGAGCAGGCCGAGGCCGCGCTGCTCCAGAGCCGGCGCGCGGTGGAGGTGCTGGAGCATGGGGATCCCTTCATCCTGCTCGACAGTGACTTCCGCATCATCCAGGTGAACAAGAACCAGGAGCTCGTCAGCCAGAAGAGACGCGAGGAGGAGCTCGGCCGTGTCCTCTGGGATGTCTTCCCCGCCATCAACAATCCCGAGTCCGCGTACTGGCGTGAGTACCACCGCGCGATGGCTGAGCGGGTCCCCGTGCACTTCGAGGAGTACTATCCCCCGCAGGACCTCTGGGCGAGCGTGAGCGCCTACCCCACCGCGGAGGGCGGGCTGGCCGTGTTCCTCCGGGACGTCACCGAGCGCAAGCGCGCCGAGCAGTTCCGCGATCGGTTGATGGGCATCGTCAGCCACGATCTGCGCAGCCCGCTCCACGCCATCACCCTGGCCGCCGAGACGCTGCTACGCCGGGAGAGCCTCTCCGAGTCCGTGCTCGTCCGGGTGCGGCGCATCGTCCAGAGCGGGGAGCGCATGTCGCGGATGATCACCGACCTGCTCGACTTCACCCGCGCCCGAATGGGCGGTGGCATTCCCCTGCAGCGCCGGCCCGGAGATCTGGTGGAGTTGGTGCGCACCACGCTCGAGGAGTTCGACATGACGCACCCGGGCCGCATCGTGTTCTCCCATGGCCAGGGCCCCTACACCGGGGAGTGGGATCTGGATCGGCTCGCCCAGGTCATCTCCAACCTCGTGGGCAATGCGTTGAAGCACGGGGCCGGGAGTACCCCGGTGACGCTGGACCTCCGCGAAGAGGGCCAGGAGATCGTCCTCGTGGTGACGAACCAGGGCACGCCCATCCCCGAGTCGCTGCTTCCTCATGTCTTCGATCCCTTCCGCCGCTCCGCGGACAGCTCGCGCCAGGGGTTGGGGCTGGGGCTCTACATCGCGCAGCAGATCGTCCTGGCCCACGGCGGCTCCATCACCGCGAGCTCCAACCCGGTCGAGGGCACCACCTTCTCCGTGCGGCTGCCCCGCGGCTCCGTCCCATCCTGA